The Acidobacteriota bacterium genome includes a region encoding these proteins:
- a CDS encoding amino acid permease: MTESVSARPLRLWAAVALVVGQVIAVGIFLTPGSIIRSIASPLGVLVVWGVMGAMAMCGALCYGALASRYPQAGGGYVYLREAYGLRIAFLYGWMCLLLMDPGITAALAAGLAGYVAYVIPMGDVGMRLVAIGAIATFAAVHIAGVTLGVRLLTAIAVLKVVLVAALTVAAFSSPAADWNRFVPFVARHPGAPPLVGAAAGSFVAAFFSFGGWWEVTRIAGEVRDPSWTLPRALLIGLAIVTLTYVAATMSFIAVVPIGEVVEGQAFIAQVGEATLGPGGGTVVAAIVIVCVFGSLGAMQMIAPRIYTAMARDGVLPGAVAAIHPRWGTPARAIATQAILASLLVAIGTFESIVAFFVFIVVAFIAATVVGVFVLRRRDPSIVVPMHPWPAIVFLLLVSVLLVLVGASNPLLALLGAVTVLAALPVYRIIQARSPVSREEESFP, encoded by the coding sequence ATGACCGAGTCTGTCTCGGCGCGGCCGCTGCGGTTGTGGGCGGCGGTCGCGCTTGTCGTCGGCCAGGTCATCGCTGTCGGCATCTTCCTCACGCCGGGATCGATCATCCGCAGCATCGCGTCGCCGCTCGGCGTCCTGGTTGTGTGGGGCGTGATGGGGGCCATGGCGATGTGCGGCGCGCTGTGCTACGGCGCGCTCGCATCGCGCTATCCGCAGGCCGGCGGCGGCTACGTCTACCTGCGCGAGGCGTACGGCCTGCGGATCGCGTTCCTGTATGGCTGGATGTGCCTGTTGTTGATGGACCCGGGCATCACGGCGGCATTGGCGGCCGGGCTGGCAGGCTACGTCGCGTACGTCATCCCGATGGGCGATGTGGGCATGCGTCTGGTGGCCATTGGTGCGATCGCGACGTTCGCCGCCGTCCACATCGCCGGCGTCACGCTCGGCGTGCGACTGCTGACCGCCATCGCCGTACTCAAGGTCGTGCTCGTCGCGGCACTGACCGTCGCCGCGTTCAGCAGTCCGGCTGCCGACTGGAATCGCTTCGTGCCGTTCGTCGCACGACACCCCGGCGCACCGCCGCTCGTCGGCGCGGCCGCCGGTTCGTTCGTCGCCGCGTTCTTCTCGTTCGGCGGATGGTGGGAAGTCACGAGGATCGCCGGCGAAGTGCGCGATCCGTCGTGGACGCTGCCGCGAGCGCTCCTCATCGGGCTCGCCATCGTGACGCTCACCTATGTCGCGGCGACAATGTCGTTCATTGCCGTCGTGCCGATAGGCGAGGTCGTGGAAGGGCAGGCGTTCATCGCCCAGGTTGGCGAGGCGACGCTCGGACCTGGCGGCGGCACCGTCGTTGCGGCCATCGTCATCGTCTGCGTCTTCGGCAGCCTTGGCGCGATGCAGATGATCGCGCCGCGGATCTACACGGCGATGGCGCGCGACGGCGTGCTGCCGGGTGCCGTGGCCGCCATCCACCCGCGATGGGGGACGCCGGCGCGCGCGATCGCGACGCAGGCGATCCTGGCCTCGCTGCTCGTGGCGATCGGCACGTTCGAGTCGATCGTCGCGTTCTTCGTCTTCATCGTGGTGGCGTTCATCGCCGCGACGGTGGTGGGTGTGTTCGTCCTGCGACGCCGCGATCCGTCGATCGTCGTGCCGATGCATCCGTGGCCGGCCATCGTCTTCCTGCTGCTGGTGAGCGTGCTGCTGGTGCTCGTCGGCGCGAGCAACCCGCTGCTGGCCCTGCTCGGTGCCGTGACGGTGCTGGCGGCGCTGCCCGTCTACCGTATCATTCAGGCGCGATCGCCGGTGTCGCGTGAGGAGGAGTCGTTCCCATGA
- a CDS encoding MFS transporter, translating to MVVRFTYCATVRRSAIIPPLSTRPPYLACALVGLGGLFSGVTGPLLSTFVPILVRDAVGDHRSLIGAIMAIDNVLLLLLVPLAGALSDRARASGGSRLPLIVAGLVLAAIGMALMPASVSFGVGGLVATMVMLYAGINLERSPAQVLVADMVPSRYRSLASGSVTFQMCLGAIVFLMLGRALGMRVAFTVAAVTVLLIAVAFAAGLRTPSDSPADPDESAASLVATLVAAVRGTLPGIRAVFLASLLLQMTFQTFSTWFALHGTERFGVRPEDVTVAFIAWAIGGVLGALPAGAIGVGFGRRTAMLVGFGLMAASLLALDRVPSLNAAAPLLCLASAAWTLPAVNAYPLFVEPIPPQQRGMVSSVFLLSMAFGGAIGDPLNGAIFDAAGSYRPLFMSMAVYTALAFMAMLKVPRGAGEAVEVQREVVKG from the coding sequence ATGGTAGTACGTTTCACCTATTGCGCGACGGTCAGACGCTCGGCCATCATCCCGCCTCTGTCGACGCGTCCCCCATATCTCGCCTGCGCCCTCGTCGGACTCGGTGGACTGTTCTCCGGGGTCACGGGTCCCCTGCTGTCGACATTCGTGCCGATCCTGGTGCGCGACGCGGTGGGCGACCACCGCTCGCTCATCGGCGCAATCATGGCCATCGACAACGTGCTGCTGCTCCTGCTCGTGCCGCTGGCCGGCGCGCTGTCGGATCGCGCACGCGCGAGTGGAGGCAGTCGGCTCCCGTTGATCGTCGCGGGATTGGTCCTCGCCGCGATCGGCATGGCGCTCATGCCGGCGTCGGTGTCGTTCGGCGTCGGCGGCCTCGTGGCGACGATGGTGATGCTCTACGCGGGGATCAACCTGGAACGATCGCCGGCGCAGGTACTGGTGGCCGACATGGTGCCATCGCGCTACCGGTCACTGGCGTCCGGCTCGGTCACCTTCCAGATGTGCCTTGGTGCGATCGTCTTCCTGATGCTCGGTCGCGCGCTGGGCATGCGCGTCGCGTTCACGGTCGCGGCCGTCACCGTGCTGCTCATCGCCGTGGCATTCGCCGCTGGCCTGCGCACGCCGAGTGACTCGCCCGCGGATCCCGACGAGAGCGCGGCGTCGCTCGTCGCGACGCTCGTGGCCGCGGTACGCGGCACGCTACCGGGCATTCGCGCCGTGTTCCTCGCGTCGCTGCTGTTGCAGATGACGTTCCAGACGTTCTCGACGTGGTTCGCCCTGCACGGTACCGAGCGCTTCGGCGTGCGTCCCGAAGACGTGACCGTGGCATTCATCGCCTGGGCGATCGGCGGCGTACTCGGCGCGCTGCCGGCCGGCGCGATCGGCGTCGGGTTCGGGCGCCGGACCGCGATGCTGGTCGGGTTCGGCCTGATGGCGGCAAGCCTCCTCGCGCTCGACCGCGTCCCGTCACTGAACGCAGCGGCGCCGCTGCTCTGCCTGGCATCCGCCGCGTGGACGCTCCCGGCGGTCAACGCGTACCCGCTCTTCGTCGAACCGATCCCACCACAGCAGCGCGGGATGGTGTCGTCTGTGTTCCTGCTGTCGATGGCCTTCGGCGGCGCAATCGGCGATCCCCTCAACGGCGCCATCTTCGACGCCGCCGGCAGCTACCGCCCGCTCTTCATGTCGATGGCCGTCTACACCGCACTCGCATTCATGGCCATGCTGAAGGTCCCACGGGGAGCGGGGGAGGCGGTCGAAGTCCAAAGGGAAGTGGTCAAAGGATAA
- a CDS encoding DUF4126 domain-containing protein — protein sequence MPIPVSLESLVAVAIGIGLAAATGFRVFAPLLVAGLAARLDVLPLSHGFEWLSSTPALITMATASVAEVIAYYVPGVDHALDLLASPAAVVAGIVASAAVMADIPPAILWPVAIIGGGGMAGLTKASSAVVRAKAGVATVGFANPVVATGETAGAVGVAIAAIVIPIVCLLILTVIVFWLARRALAFMARAVRPSGGTT from the coding sequence ATGCCCATCCCCGTGTCTCTCGAGTCGCTGGTCGCCGTCGCCATCGGGATCGGTCTTGCCGCCGCGACGGGGTTCCGTGTGTTCGCGCCGCTGCTCGTGGCCGGACTTGCCGCGCGCTTGGACGTGCTGCCGCTCTCGCACGGGTTCGAATGGCTGTCGAGCACGCCGGCGCTCATCACGATGGCGACGGCGAGCGTGGCCGAAGTGATCGCGTACTACGTGCCCGGCGTCGACCACGCGCTCGACCTGCTCGCGAGTCCCGCCGCCGTGGTCGCAGGCATCGTCGCCAGCGCCGCGGTGATGGCGGACATCCCGCCCGCGATCCTCTGGCCCGTCGCGATCATCGGTGGCGGAGGCATGGCCGGCCTCACGAAGGCGAGCAGCGCCGTCGTGCGCGCCAAGGCAGGCGTGGCGACAGTCGGATTCGCCAATCCCGTTGTCGCCACGGGCGAGACGGCCGGCGCGGTGGGCGTCGCGATTGCCGCGATCGTGATCCCGATCGTGTGCCTGCTGATCCTGACGGTGATCGTGTTCTGGCTGGCCCGCCGCGCGCTCGCGTTCATGGCGCGCGCCGTGCGCCCCTCTGGAGGAACGACGTGA